The nucleotide sequence CTAGCGTAGTATTGCCATCAAGTCTCGGCTCCACAATGTGCAAGTAAGCCAAACCAAAACGGTTCAGTGCAGAAGCTACATAGCTGAACAAAGCTGCTGGATTTGAGTCAGACATACTGTTAAAAGTGCCACTGGGAGAAAGGCGAATTCCTACCCGTTCTCCACCCCAAACACTTACCACCGCTTCAGTTACTTCCATCAAAAGTCGGGTGCGGTTCTCAATTGAACCCCCATACTCATCGGTGCGTTTATTCGTGCCATCCTGAAGAAACTGGTCAAGTAAATAACCGTTAGCGCTGTGAATTTCCACACCATCAAATCCCGCCGCCAAAGCATTTTCAGCACCTTGGCGGTATTGTTCAACAATCCCTGGAATCTCTTGAGTTAAGAGGGCGCGAGGAGTTACAAAGGGTTTTGGCCCCTCATTAGTCATCGCTTCTCCGACGGGAGCGATCGCGCTTGGTGCTACTGGCAATTCTCCTCCCGGTTGCAGTGACGGGTGAGAAATGCGCCCAACGTGCCACAGTTGTAGAAAAATCCGCCCGCCACGCGCATGAACTGCATCCGTTATCAATCGCCACCCAGCCACTTGTTCTTGCGAATGAATCCCTGGAGTATTGGCATATCCCTGTCCTTGCGGCGATACTTGAGTTGCCTCAGCAATAATTAACCCCGCTGATGCCCGTTGTTCATAATAAGTAACATTCATTGCTCTGGGAACATTTCCTTCACCAGCACGCATCCGAGTTAACGGAGCCATCACAATTCTATTAGGAAGTTCTAAGGAACCCAACTTAACAGGTGAGAAAAGATTGACATTAGCACTCATAGATAGAATCTCCATTGCAACGACATTAAAGTATCAGGAACTTCAGCCAGCTAGTACAATACTTTCGCTGGCTGAAATCACCGATATAAAAACTGACTAATTTAAGCAGCTTGCTCTATTGTTGAGTTATTCTGTGGAAGTAAATCGTTGACTTTGGCAGCAAACACCCCCAGAGGCGCTACCCCAACTACTTGATCCACAACTTGACCATCTTTGAAAAACAAAACAGTTGGAACAGCTTGAATTTTGTATTGATTAGCCAATTGCCCGTACTCATCAATATTCAACTTGCCAACCTTAGCAACTCCTTCAAAATTGGCAGCTAATTCTTCAATCAAAGGATTGAGCATTCGACAAGGCCCACACCAAGCAGCCCAGAAATCTACAACAACCGGAACTGAACTAGCAAGGACTTCGTTTTCAAAGTTATCTTCTGTCAAGATGACATACTTAGAGTTGTCTGACATAATTTTCAGCCTCCTTCAGGCTGGAGCGCAACGTGAGGCGAATCAACTGGTTTAGTAGTTAAACAACCATTTAACTAAATACTAGAACAATCTTCTATAGTAGTCAAGTAGTTATTTAACTATTTTTAGACATAAAATAGAAATTATGAATAACAACGATAGCGTTCAATCCCCCTCGGTGTATCGAGTTGCACAAGGGGACATAGAACGTCGGGCGAAAATATTTGCGGCTCTCGCTGACCCAACGCGCTTGCGGATTGTGGAGATGTTAGCTCTTTGCGACGAGTGTGGGGAAAAGAGCGGTTCCGAGATAGCCAATAAGTTAGGGATTAGTCTGGCTCTATTTTGTCATCACTCTAAGACACTGCTGGAAGCTGGGTTAATCCAAACCCGAAAAGAAGGGCAAACCAAGTATAACTCGCTGAATCGGGAGTTACTGCAAGATTGCTTCGCCAGTTTGATGCCCAAATAGCAGCTCTCTATCATCTCTGGTTTCCAGGCTCTGACTGGGAACCAGAGTAAAAGTAGTCACACTTTTGATTTTGTTGTTTGCAGCCAGAAGGGAAGAAAACCCTTTAGCCAATTTTCACATTCGCTGCCATAAAGTAATTGCTTTTGTATCTGTTCTTCGCGAGACTGTGCGCCTGGAAGTGTCAGCATATGAGCGCCAAGGGTAGTCCATTTTCTGAGCATTTTTTTGGTCATTTCAGGATGGAACTGTACGCCGTAAGCATTATCTCCATAACGAAAAGCTTGTGTTTCAAAAATCTCACCTTTAGCTAACTTAACTGCTCCTGTTGGCAGTCCAAATCCCTCAAGGTGCCAGTGATAAACATATCTAAGGGAGTCAAAAGGTTCTTGTGCTGCGTCTGCTGGCTCGACTGAAAAATAGCCGATTTCAGTCATGCCCTCTGGATGAGGTGCAATGGATGCACCAAGTACACGCGCCAATAACTGAGCGCCCAAACAAATTCCGAAAAAAGGCTTACCAGAAGAGAGAACAGTCGGTATCCAATCCAGTTCTGTACGGATAAATGGTAGGGTTTCGCTATCGTTTGCGCTCATAGGCCCACCAAATATGACAACAGCTTCGTGGCTGTCCATCGTGTGTGGTAGTTCCTCTCCGATGCTGGGACAACGGATATCAAGTTCATAACCGTTGCTGCGGAGAATTTGCCCAACAAGTCCGGAATCTGATGTTTTTTGATGTATAACTAAAAGAATTTTTTTCACTATTGCATCTGTGTAAAGTTAGATAAGAATTTTCCTTGGGGGAGGCAATATAAACTGTTTGTTCTGGTACTGCATTAATACGGTTGAAATACTGGTAATATCTTCCTTATACTGCCTGTGGCATTGATAATGAAATTTTAGGCGATGAGTGTGGTGGCTTGCGGTTTCTTTTAGACACCAATAGCATATTTTCCTCAAACGCCACCCACGTTGCTCAATGATAAAAATACAAAGCAGTACGGTACTGGCTTCCCAATCTACGTTCTGTAAGTCGCTTCGAGTAGTCCAGTAGAAGGCTGGGCTTGTGTTACGGTCTCCAAAGCGCACACTACGTCTGGTAATGCAATTGTACTAAAGGGTAAAATAAATATAGGCTCAACTTGTTGAAACCTAGACTGTGTGAGACTTTGAAATATTTTTAAATAAAATATCCAAAAACAGTTACAGGTCAGATACTTGCGGGTACTCTAGATATATAACCTTGGGTAGATGAAGTTATGCAATTTTTAGGCAAGTGGCTGGAAAACTGTTATATCCCCTGCAATCCTGCTGACTCCGCTGATTGTTACGATCGGCAACCAGCGTATCCGCGTCCGCAATTGGAGCGATCGCACTGGGTTTGTCTGAATGGCTCCTGGAAGTTTACATTTGATGACGATGGCAAAAAAATTCGTCCTTCAGATATTTCTGAGTGGACACATACCATTCAAGTCCCCTTTGCTCCCGAATCCGCCCAAAGTGGGATAGGCGATACGGGTTTTCATCCTAATTGCTGGTATGAGCGGGAATTTGACGTACCGGAAGGTGAGGGGCGGGTACTCCTCCATTTCGGAGCTGTAGATTATTGTGCGAAAGTCTGGGTCAATGGTCAGTTTATGACTGAACATGAGGGCGGTCATACCCCATTCACTATAGATATTACATCTGTATTGAATAAAGATGAACCCCAGCGGGTAACACTTTGGGCGCAAGACGATCCGCAAGACTTAGCTAAACCTCGCGGTAAGCAAGATTGGCAGTTGGAACCCCACAGTATCTGGTATCCGCGCACCAGTGGAATTTGGCAGACTGTTTGGGTTGAGCGCGTTCCCTCTACTTATATTCAGCGTATCCGCTGGACTCCGCACTTTGAGCGGTGGGAGATTGGTTTTGAGGCTTTTGTTGGGGGTGAGCTGCGCGATGGCATCCAAATTAAAGTTAAACTAACCGTCGGCTGTCATCTGCTGGTAAACGATACCTACGAAGTGATTAACGGGGAGATTCACCGCCGCATTGCTTTATCTGACCCTGGTATCGACGACTACCGCAACGAGTTACTGTGGAGTCCGGAGAAACCGACTTTAATTGATGCCTCTGTGCAGTTGTGGTCTGATGACAAGCTGTTGGATGACGTAAGATCCTATACAGCGATGCGGACTGTGTCAACTCAGCGCGATCGCTTTATGCTTAACGGTCGCCCTTACTATCTGCGGCTGGTTCTAGACCAAGGTTACTGGCCCGACACGCTGATGACTCCACCCTCAGATGAGGCGTTGCGGCGCGATGTGGAGTTAGCCAAAGCGATGGGCTTCAACGGTGTCCGCAAGCACCAAAAGATAGAAGACCCCCGTTTCTTGTATTGGGCGGACGTACTTGGTTTGATGGTCTGGGAAGAAATGCCCAGCCCCTATCGCTTCAGTCCCAAAGCCGTAGAACGCATTACGAAGGAGTGGACTGAGGTAATCGAACGCGATGCCAGCCATCCGTGTATTGTAGTCTGGGTGCCGTTCAACGAATCTTGGGGAGTTCCCGACTTGACAGCAACAGACGCGCATCGCCACTGCGTGCAAGCACTCTATCACTTAACCAAAACTCTAGACCCGACTCGCCCTGTAATTGGTAACGATGGCTGGGAAAGTGCGGCGACCGATATTTTGGCTATTCATGACTACGATAATAAGCCGACTCGGTTATCCAAGCGCTATGGGCCAGAGGTGAAGTTATCGGATCTGTTCGATCGCCAGCGTCCGGGTGGGCGCGTCTTGACGCTTGACGGGTATCCTCATCAAGGACAGCCTATCATGCTGACTGAGTTTGGGGGCATTGCCTACGCACATCGGGAAAGCCCTGATTCTAACAAAATATGGGGATACGTGCGTTCTGAGAATCTCTCAGAACTGGAAGTAAGGTATACCGCGTTACTGAACGTGGTTAACAAAGTCGAATTATTTAGCGGATTTTGTTACACCCAGCTAACGGATACTTTTCAAGAAGCTAACGGACTGTTGTATGCTGACCGGACACCGAAATTCCCCATAGAAGCGATCGCATCTGCGACTCTAGGTAGGGGCGGCGAAGACGAGGAAGACGCTATGCTCTCAGGGATGAAAGCTGGATGGTCGCAAGACAAAAATGCATTCCCTGGATCTGTTGAAACCGGATGGTCGCACTCTGAAGCTGTACAGCAGATACCCCATTGCGGAGGGAATTATAGCTCCTAGTCCCAGCAATGAACCTGTAGCCGCAAATCCTCATCTACGTTGGCATCCCTTGCGGGGAGAATGGATAGCTTATGCTTCGCATCGTCAGGGGCGGACTTTTATGCCGCCCCCAGAATACAATCCTCTAGCACCTACCACCGATCCTAACTTTCCCACTGAACTACCCCAAGGTCGATATGATGTAGCGGTTTTCGATAACCGCTTTCCCTCAATGACGCTGGCGGCGCATAACCCACCCGCCAGCATTGTTGAAACTCTCCCCGCAGATGGTGCGTGCGAGGTGGTGGTTTTTACTCAAGATCCGCAGGCTACTATCGGTTCCCTGGAACTGGATCATTTAGAATTGCTGTTCCAAGTTTGGAGCGATCGCACTCGCGTTATCGGCGAAAATCCCCACATTCAGTATGTGTTGCCGTTTGAAAATAAGGGTGTAGAAATGGGGGTGACTTTGCAGCATCCCCACGGACAAATCTACGCTTATCCTTTTGTCCCGCCTGTTCCCGCCCGAATGCTAGAGCGTCAGCAGGCTTATTATCAGGAAAAGAACCGGGGGTTGCTGCAAGATTTGATACAAAAGGAAATCGAAGACAAGCAGCGGATAATTTATCAGGATGAGCATGCGATCGCATTTATCCCCGCTTGTGCGCGTTATCCTTACGAAGTTTGGCTTGCGCCCATCCAGCCTGCTGCAACTTTCATGGATCTTACCCCAGAGCAACGGGCGGGACTTGCCAAAGCTTTAAAGACTGTTACTCTTAAATACGATGGTTTGTGGAATCGTCCCTTTCCTTACTTGATGGCTTGGTTCCAAGCACCTACCGATGGACAACCGCATCCAGAAGCACACCTGCACGCTGAATTTTATCCGCCTTATCGTACCAAGGATCGGCTTAAGTATCTGGCGGGAACTGAACTAGCAGCAGGGATGTTTGCTAATGATGCGCTTCCGGAGGAGAAAGCTAAGGATTTACAAGCTGTAGCCATAACACTTGAAAATCCGGTACGGTTGTGAATCAAAACCTAACCCCCTTCCCCCCTTCCCTGCAAGGGAAGGGGGAAGAACTCCGGCTATGGGCTGGAGAGGGGTTTCCTGGTGTAAAAGGTGAGTTATGAATCAATTTAGTGAAGAAGTTTCCTCGAAAATAGAGTTAATCCGAAAAGCCCTAACTGAAGCCGACGCGCAGGGTTTACGACTACGCGGCACAGATTGGTTCGCGTGGGCGACTGCTGGGGGTTCCAGCACCGTACTGCTAACCGCAGAAACCGGAGTCGCAGAAGTGCTGGTGACAGCCCAAGATGCCTGGATATTAACTGACGAAATCGAAGCGCAGCGTTTTAAAGATGAGGAAATTTCAGCAAATTTCCAGTTTTACGTCAATCCTTGGGCTGATGCTGCGGCGCGTGAATCTTTTGTGCAGGAAGCTACTAATGGAGGGAAAGTTTTAAGCGATCGCCCGCTTCCTCATGTCGAGAAGCGATTACCCGCGTCTCTACAACATCATAAACGAACCCTGATGTCAAGTGAGCTGGAGCGATATCGCCAGCTAGGGCGTAAAGCAAGCGAAGCGATGACAGAGGTGCTAAAAGCTGCCAAGCCGGATTGGACAGAATATCAGCTTGCGGGTGCGGGTGCAGAGGCTTTGTGGGCGAGGGGCATACATCCAGCGCTGACGCTAGTAGCAGGCGAGAGACGTTTACCGCTTTACCGTCACGCTACCGCTAGCGGCGAAAAAATTGGACAGCAAGCGATGCTAGTGTTTTGCGCTAGGGAACATGGTTTGTATGCAAATCTTACCCGATTTGTGTCATTCGGTTCGTCCGATGAAAGCGCCAAATTACACCGCCATGTCAGGGAAATTGAAGCGGAAGCTTTAAATTTTTTAAAGCCTGGGGTATCGCTTAATGCAGTTTATGACACTTTGGCTAATGCTTATCAAAAGCACGGTTTTCCTAATGCCATCCGCCAACATCATCAGGGTGGAACTACGGGATATTTGGCGCGAGAAGTTGTAGCCAATCCCACGACTAATGACACGCTGGCGGAGAATATGGCTGTTGCTTGGAATCCAAGTGTACCAGGAGCAAAGATTGAAGATACTTTTGTCCTTGCTAATGATGGCAAGTTGGAAAATCTGACTTTAGATCCAAATTGGCCTAGCGTAGAGGTAGAAGGAAGGTTGCGCCCCGTACCCTTGGAAGTTGGATAATGGAAATGCCCTAGCGAATGGAATTCGCGGCTATACACACGAAACCTGCTTTACAAAGGTTTCAAAATACCAAATTTTCTTAAGTCCGCGCAGGCGGACTTTGTTTGTATAGCCGCGATTTCTAATCGCCAGGGGATTTTCTGCCAAAGGTATATTCAGCAACGCGGGGTAATATGTCACAGGAAAGGATTGAAAAGCTGACTCCAGAGAAAGAAGCTTTAATCCCTGTTTATCGCGAAAAGTGGCGAAAGATTGCGCTTTCTACTGAACCGATTGATAAAGAAAAAGCTGCAAAAGCGATAAAAAAAGCCTATGCTTTTATAGGCTTGTCTCAGCCTGAAGTTATTTTTTATTCTAGTCCATATTCAGGATTCAGATATTTACAGCAATTAAAGGGCTTTAGTGACTGGATTGGCGAGCAAATGAGGGCCGAATTAACTACAAAACTGTGTAGCGAGTTAAGGAACAAACTGCAAAACCAATGTGGTCAAGTATGGATGCAACTAGAGAGGCACTTGGAAAGCAGGCAGTTCATTACACTATGTAGTCAACTGGAGAATCAACTCAGAAATCAATTTGGTAGTTCTTGGATTACACGTTTGTATATTCAATCCGAAGTGTGGAGCTTTCATGGAAGTAGATTTGATTTTTGTATTTCAGCCTTAAATTGTGCATATCCTCGAAGAGAATGGGAAGTATTTAAGCTGCTAGTCAAGGATTGTGGCTGGATTTTGTTAGATGATAAAATTTGCCTCGTATGCGATCGCCCTCGCGTCCTCTCCTTCGACAACCAGCAGCGTCTCCACGGGGAAGGCGCACCAGCAATACAGTTTGCCGACGGATACAGTCTCTACGCCTATCATGGCGTGACATTACCTAAAAAATACGGCACAGATCACCCGCACCACTGGCAAGCTTCATGGCTTTTAGAAGAAAATAACGCCGAACTGCGGCGAGTGTTAATTCAGGGAATTGGCTACGATAGGATTGCCCACGAATTAGGGGCAATTGAGTTAGATTCATATCAAGAATATACTTTATTAAAAATTGATACTGATATTGATATAGAGCCAATATATTTATTAAAGATGACTTGCCCAAGCACCAAATTTATTCATGTTTTGCGCGTACCGCCTGATGTAGTATCGGCGCGAGAGGCTATTCGTTGGGTGAATTGGGGAATTTCCCCGGAAGAGTTTGCCATTCAAACTTAAACCAAAGTCATGTACATTAGGGCTAATAATATAAAACCTACGTAGGTTGTCTTGAGTAACGAACCCCAATTATTATAAGAATTTGTTGAGTTTTACTATCGTTCAATGAACTTACACTTATTTTTAGTTGACAAGAACTAACATTTTTAGTATTTAAAATTACAACCTACCTTAACAGTAAGACTATTCTTTAGCTAGAAGTATAGATTAAGTAGTAGCAATTACTTTGGTTAGTAGCAACTAATAAAAAATATTCTTGTAGGGTTTAAATACCATAAGACAAGAATCTTTTATGCTCTTTCGTGCTTTAATTATTGACTTAAGCTTTTAGCTATCAGTCTCAGAAGTTAACTGCGCGATCGCTCTTGAGGCAAATTTCTCGGCGATTACTTTTGGTAGTTTATCTTCTGAATCTATAGCACTCCCATAAAACCCAAACATCGTTAAAACTTTATTTGATCCAAGCCATGACTCACTTTGGTGTAATTTGCCCACCTTTTGCTGGTCATATTCATCCTATGGCAGCCTTGGGACGAGAGCTGCAACGGCGCGGTCATCGCATCACCTTCCTGCAAATACCCGATTTAGAAACAGCAGTGCGCTCAGAAGGACTAAACTTTTGGCCTATTGGAAAGTCTGCTTATCAACCGGGCGAACTTGCCGAAAGCTTTACAGAATTAGGTAAATTAAGCGGTATAGAATCCCTACGTTATTCAGTGGAAGTGTGCCAACGTTTCACAGCTACGATGTGCGAGGATGCCCCCCGTGCCATTGCAGAAGCGGGAATTGAAGCACTGCTGGCAGATCAGCTAGAACCAGCAAGCGAAACGGTAGCCGAATACTTGGGTATCCCTTTTGTTACCGTGTCCTGCGCCCAAGCTATCCACCGCAAAGCAGAAATTCCTCCCTTCTTCACTCTTTGGAACTACGAGAATAAGTTGTGGGCGCGTCTTCGCAATCAGGCTGCTTATTACCTATTAGATCGCAATAGCCAACCACTTCTGCAAGCCCTCAATCAGTATCGTAAACAGTGGAAGTTACCAGTCGTTCGCAAATTGTATGCCTCCCGTTCTCGACTTGCCCACATTAGCCAGCAACCCGCTGCTTTTGATTTCCCCTGCACCAACCTACCAAAGCACTTCCATTACGTCGGGCCTTTTCGCAATCCCTCGCCGTGCAAAATTTCCTTTCCCTACGAACGGTTGACCGGGCAACCGCTGATCTATGCTTCGTTGGGAACTGTGCAAAATACTAAAGAGGATATTTATCACTGCATCGCCGCAGCCTGCGAGGGGCTGGATGTGCAACTGGTTATCACTCTTGGGGGCGGGATGGATGTAGAAGCGGTGCAAGGACTGCCCGGTTCTCCCTTAGTTGTAAAATATGCCCCTCAACTAGAACTGCTTTCCAAAGCTAGGTTAACCATCACTCACGGAGGACTCAACACGGTACTAGATTCGCTGAGTCACGGGGTTCCTATGGTTGCCATCCCAATTACATACGAACAGCCAGGAACGGCAGCGCGAATTAAGTGGACAGGGACTGGGGAAGCGCTTCCTTTGGCTAGCCTGAACGCGACTGAACTGCAAGCAGCTATTCAACGGGTGCTAACGGAGGATTCTTACTTAAATAATGCCTTAAAGTTGAAGGAATCTATCCGTCAATCAGGCGGCGTAAAAAGAGCTGCTGATATTGTTGAGCAGGTGGTCAAGTCCGGGCATCCCGTCCTGTCGGGGTTAACTCCAGTTGTATCTAGAGGGGTTGCCTATTCTACCTAATGATTTTGGTAGTGAGGAGGTTCTCAACTTTAGTTAATCCTAGTGATGCCACTTAACTTATGGCTTGGGAATTATTAGCTTCCTGCCAAGCTGTCCATGCGGAATATATGTCTTCCTCCACAAGTCCTTTCTTACTAAAATCTACGGTATGATCGACTAACACTTTGAGTGTTGAAGTGTAAGTGTTCCCAATTATTTCATGCCCGTAGCCGATAACTTTGCCGATGTGTCCTGTTTTTTTGCTTAGGACATAATCACCTATATTAAGCATAATTACCAAGCCTCTTTGTTTTCTTAAAAGATTTCTGTTTGTCTAATTAATTTTATAAAAGCTCTACTTATTATTTACTCTTTCTAGGAGCTAATTAAAGCTAATTTTCAGGACTATCTGCGGTAGGATGTAGTGTTAAGGGCAATTGTGATAAATTATACTAAACTTATTATAAAATAGTAAAAGATGTAGAGTTAAATTAAATATTGAAAGAATAACTATTGCTGGTTGAGGTAAAGGTTAACGAAATGAGGCATACTATGATGTTAATAAAAGTCAAGTTTTTATATAGATATCATAGTTAGTGGGAAATTATATTTTCCTGGTTCAGTTAGGGATAGCCAGCCACAAAAAAATTACTTTTCCAAATTTTTCGTTGAGAAAATACGAAAAAAAGTCAATGTAACGCTAGTTCGTAATAAATTATGATGGACTTCCAGCAGATATTTGGTAAAACACCTGAAATGCAAGCCAGCGCACCAGGGCGGGTGAATTTGTTAGGCGAACACACCGACTACAATGATGGATTCGTGTTACCAACAGCGATTCCACAACGGACAACGGTAAATTTGGGTTTCAGCAAGGATGGACAGCACCACTTTTACTCACAAGAACTCGACGAACGGGTAAGCATTTCAGACAACGAACACACGCCGCCAGGATTCGCCAGCTATATATTAGGGTGCATCAGGCTTTTGCAGCAGGAAGGACAAGCAATACCGCCGCTGAACCTGCACGTTAGTTCGTCGGTACCGATGGGGTCGGGTTTGTCTAGCAGTGCGGCTTTGGAAGTTGCAACGCTCAGGGGAGTGCGATCGCTCCTCAATCTCGATCTCGATGATGTCCGCATCGCCGAAATAGCACAACAGGCGGAAATTCAATATGCTGGCGTCAACTGCGGCATTATGGATCAGATGGCTTCGAGCTTGGCTGACACAGATTCTATGCTGTTTTTAGACACGCGATCGCTAGAACGCCAAGTTATCCCTTTCCCTGCTGGTGCAGAAGTTTTGGTAATCGATAGTGGCGTACCGCGCACTTTGGCGACTAGCGGATACAACCAGCGTCGCGCTGAGTGCGAAGAAGCGGCGCGATCGCTGGGAGTTAAAGCACTCAGAGATATCAGCGATCCGCAAGCAGTGGAAAATTTACCCGAACCTCAGCGGCGTCGCGCTCGTCATGTCGTCACCGAGGATAACCGAGTGCTGGAGGTTCTGCAAGGAGTGTCAGCACAGCGGTTTGGGGAATTGATGAATGCTTCACATGCCAGCTTGCGCGACGATTACGAAGTTTCCGTCCCAGCGCTGGATACCCTCGTGGCGATCTTGCAAGAAACTCCGGGAGTTTTTGGTGCGAGGCTGACTGGTGCTGGTTTTGGGGGCGCGTGCGTAGCTTTGGTTGAGGCGGGAAAAGCGGGCGCGATCGCGCAAAACGTACTTGAACGTTACAACAATGCAGGTAACACCGGACGCATTCTAGTTCCAGAAATTTAATTGTAGTCTTTTAAAACCTTCCCCAACCCTCGCCGTAAATGGCGAGGGTTGGGGAGGGCTGGCATTAGTTTTAGCAATTAGCCAACTTCTATGCTATCGCCTGAAATTGAAGGCCATCGGACAGTCAGAATAATAGAATCTTCAAGAGCAGACCAAGAATGAGCTACACCAGGCACCCAAAGAACATAGTCACCCTCACTAGATAATAATACTTCTTCCTCCGGAAATTGCAGGCGAAATCGCCCTTTAATCAGAATAGAAAGTGTAGTTGCTTCCTCGTTCGTTGCCCACTGATTTCTACTATCTCCTGCTTGGTGGACAGCCCATTTTACCTCTAAATCCGTGGTCGAACGCGGGTCATCCGTCGGAGTTACAAAGTGACCAAGAATCCAACCCCAACGTTTTTTACCTTCAGTCTGAGCGTTTCCAAAAATAACTTTAGGCTGCATTAGGTAATATCAAGTAGCGTTCAAATATGTCATGCTGTCTTCAGCATCGCATATATAGCCATCCTATTTAAGTTGTGAACAAGTATTCCCTTGGTGTAAGGGGACGGCAATGCCTTGTCCCTACAGGGGTTGACAAATCATTTGAGATTGCTATAGCCATCCTAATTTATTTAGATTCTCCCTTTTCTCCTCTTCTGCGCTCTCTCTTTCCCCTGCGGTTCGTAAAAAAAAGGTAAATTTCACACATAAAATAGGATTGCTATAGTTCCTATGAATGCAATTTGGTACAATCAAACAATTTTGACATTGCTTCCCTTAGCTTTCTTCGGCTTACAACGAGACAAACAAGCCTCAAGATAAGGACAGTCTTCACACTTGATTGCTTGCCCTGGATTAGCACACCCACAGGGAAGATGCAGCAAACACTCTTGAGGTTTTTTCAGTGCAAAACTGAAGGTTGTTTCTCGCAAACAAATAATGAAATCTCGTGCAATCATAATAATTTTGTTTTTCCCTATTTGATATTTAAGACAGATTTTGCTGTTGATTTCACAGCAGAACTCATATCAGCCAGAGTCTGAGCAATCGGACGCTGATTATGCAGAAAAACCCGCGCACACTTGCGTCCCGGCATCCCGGAAGCCGCCTGATTTTTCGACTCCTCAGTCCATCCTGTACCGTTTAAACCAGTACCTGCTGCACCTTTAATTTGATAAGGGGCAAAAAACTCAATCCACGTATGTTTACCAGGCAGTGCAAGGGATGTTTCTAGCATTGAAGGTACAGCTTGAAACATCGCAGCATCTTTTGGAATCTTACCCACACTGGGGTCAGCTTGAGCTTCCTCCACATAGCCAACTGAATCCGCAATTAACACCGAGGGAATCAAATACTTCTTTTATTTTCGATATCCTGGGAAATTTCAGCTTCAGCCTAAAAGCTTGTCTTACTTCTACTTAAGGAATAGTTTTATGTTAAATAAGATTGTATTTTAATATACAAAATACTTGCAGCGTAGGGTGCGTTAGCCAAGCGTAACGCACCCTACCAAACTAGACGCCAGGCGATACACCAACATCCTTTAATTTTGCAGGCTTAAAGAACCCATAATAACCTGCTGCTGCCGCCGTGAGAGCATTAAGCCAAACATTGTTTCCTAAGATTGGCATTAAGCCGAAAGTTGTGTTCGTTAAGGGCAACAAACCCATAATTGCTATCAAGGTATATACAATAGCAAAACCTTGATTGAATACCAGCGCACCACTAGGGCTAGTAGCCGCAGCAATTCCCAGAATACCCACTACAATGTGTACGGCATTATGCAAATAATTGGTGGGAAATAGTCCCAACACATTGCCGTATCCGTCACTAAACTTGAGATTAGGTACATAAAGCGGCGCATCGGATGCAACTTCAGGCATAGCAGTAAAGCCTGGTATAAATCCAACAATGCCTACAAACAAAAAGAAGATGCCAATGGCTAGGGCAAAAGCACGCTCTTTGTCGCTAATCCGGTTGATTAAATCAGCATAACGCTGTTGCATAT is from Funiculus sociatus GB2-C1 and encodes:
- the trxA gene encoding thioredoxin, which gives rise to MSDNSKYVILTEDNFENEVLASSVPVVVDFWAAWCGPCRMLNPLIEELAANFEGVAKVGKLNIDEYGQLANQYKIQAVPTVLFFKDGQVVDQVVGVAPLGVFAAKVNDLLPQNNSTIEQAA
- a CDS encoding glycoside hydrolase family 2 protein produces the protein MQFLGKWLENCYIPCNPADSADCYDRQPAYPRPQLERSHWVCLNGSWKFTFDDDGKKIRPSDISEWTHTIQVPFAPESAQSGIGDTGFHPNCWYEREFDVPEGEGRVLLHFGAVDYCAKVWVNGQFMTEHEGGHTPFTIDITSVLNKDEPQRVTLWAQDDPQDLAKPRGKQDWQLEPHSIWYPRTSGIWQTVWVERVPSTYIQRIRWTPHFERWEIGFEAFVGGELRDGIQIKVKLTVGCHLLVNDTYEVINGEIHRRIALSDPGIDDYRNELLWSPEKPTLIDASVQLWSDDKLLDDVRSYTAMRTVSTQRDRFMLNGRPYYLRLVLDQGYWPDTLMTPPSDEALRRDVELAKAMGFNGVRKHQKIEDPRFLYWADVLGLMVWEEMPSPYRFSPKAVERITKEWTEVIERDASHPCIVVWVPFNESWGVPDLTATDAHRHCVQALYHLTKTLDPTRPVIGNDGWESAATDILAIHDYDNKPTRLSKRYGPEVKLSDLFDRQRPGGRVLTLDGYPHQGQPIMLTEFGGIAYAHRESPDSNKIWGYVRSENLSELEVRYTALLNVVNKVELFSGFCYTQLTDTFQEANGLLYADRTPKFPIEAIASATLGRGGEDEEDAMLSGMKAGWSQDKNAFPGSVETGWSHSEAVQQIPHCGGNYSS
- the galT gene encoding galactose-1-phosphate uridylyltransferase, translating into MHSLDLLKPDGRTLKLYSRYPIAEGIIAPSPSNEPVAANPHLRWHPLRGEWIAYASHRQGRTFMPPPEYNPLAPTTDPNFPTELPQGRYDVAVFDNRFPSMTLAAHNPPASIVETLPADGACEVVVFTQDPQATIGSLELDHLELLFQVWSDRTRVIGENPHIQYVLPFENKGVEMGVTLQHPHGQIYAYPFVPPVPARMLERQQAYYQEKNRGLLQDLIQKEIEDKQRIIYQDEHAIAFIPACARYPYEVWLAPIQPAATFMDLTPEQRAGLAKALKTVTLKYDGLWNRPFPYLMAWFQAPTDGQPHPEAHLHAEFYPPYRTKDRLKYLAGTELAAGMFANDALPEEKAKDLQAVAITLENPVRL
- a CDS encoding alkene reductase, which encodes MSANVNLFSPVKLGSLELPNRIVMAPLTRMRAGEGNVPRAMNVTYYEQRASAGLIIAEATQVSPQGQGYANTPGIHSQEQVAGWRLITDAVHARGGRIFLQLWHVGRISHPSLQPGGELPVAPSAIAPVGEAMTNEGPKPFVTPRALLTQEIPGIVEQYRQGAENALAAGFDGVEIHSANGYLLDQFLQDGTNKRTDEYGGSIENRTRLLMEVTEAVVSVWGGERVGIRLSPSGTFNSMSDSNPAALFSYVASALNRFGLAYLHIVEPRLDGNTTLEVNTGGLSVGYFRPIFKGMLIAAGGYDRELGNAVLASGDADLVAYGRLYIANPDLPERFAANAPLNKPDRDTFYGGDEKGYIDYPSLELQTV
- a CDS encoding glutamine amidotransferase-related protein → MKKILLVIHQKTSDSGLVGQILRSNGYELDIRCPSIGEELPHTMDSHEAVVIFGGPMSANDSETLPFIRTELDWIPTVLSSGKPFFGICLGAQLLARVLGASIAPHPEGMTEIGYFSVEPADAAQEPFDSLRYVYHWHLEGFGLPTGAVKLAKGEIFETQAFRYGDNAYGVQFHPEMTKKMLRKWTTLGAHMLTLPGAQSREEQIQKQLLYGSECENWLKGFLPFWLQTTKSKV
- a CDS encoding ArsR/SmtB family transcription factor; its protein translation is MNNNDSVQSPSVYRVAQGDIERRAKIFAALADPTRLRIVEMLALCDECGEKSGSEIANKLGISLALFCHHSKTLLEAGLIQTRKEGQTKYNSLNRELLQDCFASLMPK